The genomic interval ACCTGCGCGGGTTCCGCGACGGATGGCTCACCAATTCGCGTGTGGGAGGCACGCTCGTCGCGGGCTACGAGCGCGTGAGCCCGCCCGTCGCGCGGACGCTGGCGCGCCACCCCGACTCGCGGACGACGCGGGTCGTCCGTCGGCACGTCGACCGCTGCGCTCGACTCGCCCGGCGACAGGCTCGTGAGCGGTCGCGCGTTCGCGTCGCCGGGCTGGGCGTCGTCCTCGTCGTGCTGTACCTCGTCGGCGTCGCGCTGGCGGTGGCCGGTCACGCGGCCATCAGGGCGCGCGAACTGGTGGCCGGAGAGGCCGAGGCGGCGTACTCGGCCTCCGACTCCCCCCGGCTCACTGGCCGAAGAAGCGACGCAGACTCGCGGTCGGACTGAACCCGACGCCCGCGCGGCGTTCGAACCCGACGTCGTTGCGCCCGGTCCACGCCTCGACGGCGTCGAGGCTCTGGTCGGTGTCCTCGTCGTGGAGGCGGTACGCGAACGAGTCGCCGTCGGCGAGCGTGAGCGTAATCTTCTGCCGCCCGAACCGGCCGCCGTCGTGAACGACGACGCGGTCGAGGTGGTCGGCGCTGACCCAGTTCACGACGTTCGCCTGCAACAGCACCTCGTCGATGCCGTGGACGGCGTAGATGCGGGCCATCCCGGTCGCCTCGCGGCGGTGTTTCTTCGTTCCGAGGCCGAACATCGGCGTCACGTAGCCGTACTCCGCGACGTACGCGCCGTCGTCCGTGAAGAAGAGGTCGGCGAGGCGGAGCGGGAACGTCCCCGTCATCCCGAAGTGGACGTGCGCGTCCACCTGGATGGCCGTCGAGGGCAACTGCTCGACCCCCTCGGGGTCGATGTCGAGGTCTTCGTAGACGTCCTCCGGCGTCTCACCCACCGTTCTCACCTCGGGACTGGACGGCGAGCTGGGCGAACAGGTACGCGCCGACGACGAACACCACGCCGTAGAGGAGGTCCACGGCGACGGCGACGTAGACGCCGAGCGCGATGCCCGCGATAGCGCCCACGAGCGCCAGGCGGGTCCGCCAGTCGAAGGAGTCGCCGAACTGGTTCGCACCGCGCTCACCGCTCCTCTCGCCGTCGTCACGGCGGTCACTGTCAGTTCGGGCACCGTCGTCGTGGTCGCCTGCGTCGCTCCGGCCGCCTCCCCCGTGGACGAACCGGCGCTCGCCGAGGTAGGTCACGGCCATGACCGCGAGGACGATACCGACGACGAGACGGCGCGCAGAGAGCGGAACGGAGACGTCGGCGTACTCCAGCAGCGTCGGTGCCGCGATGGCCGCGAGACCGCCGAGGTACACCACGTACCGGAACTCGACGAGGACGTGGAGCAGTGCCGTCGCTCCGGCCGCCGGTCCCGTCGACGCCGTCGCGGAGGTGTCGTCGGTGCGCATCGGGGAGTCAGGCCAGGAAGCCGGACGCCTCGTCGGCGTTGGCGACGTTGCCGCTGGCCTGGAGCTTCGCCCGACCCGACCGGTACATCGTGTACACCTGCACGAGCAGGAAGACGAGCCAGAGGACGTACCCACCGGCACCGCTCCCGACGACACCCAGCGTCGTCTCCATCACTGGGTAGCTGAGGCCGTACTCGGCGTTGTTCAGCACGCCGCCGATGAGCAGGACGGTGAAGTACCCGAAGAACCCCGTCGCCCACCACATCGCGACGACGCGACCCCACCCCGGCTGGAGGTGTTCCGGCAGGCGCGTCGTGTTGTTGATGATGGTGAGGGCGTTGTACGGCCACATCATCGCACCCGCGATGGCCGCGCCGATGACCAGCAGGAGCCACGGCTGCTGGAACTGCAGCGCGATGATACCGATGCCCCAGAGCGTGAATACCGTCAGCAGCCCCAGGAACACCCGCGGGAGGTTCCAGCCGGCCTGTCGACCGTACCCCTCGTAGATGATGTCGACGCTGTTCCGGACGAACGACTCGACGATGGCGTACTGCGTGCTGAACAGCGCGATGAACAGCACCGCGTAGAGCAGGAACGCGTTGACCGCGTCCATCTCGGGGATGACGACGGTGAGCCACATGCTGATGGCTCCCTGGTCGGTACCCGAGGCGAACTCGGCCGCGATGGTCATCGCGATGGTCGCGACGACGAGCAGGCCGACGACGAACGTCAGGAAGTGCTCCTGCTGGACGACGCGCCACCACTCCCGCCAGCGTCGCAGGTTCTTGTCCGTCGGTTCGAACGTGAAGCCGTTCTCGTGGACCTCCTCGGGGTCGGCCCCGCGAAGCGGGTTCTTGATGCGACCCTGGTAGGTCCCCATCCCGAACCCCTTCTCCCGTGCCCAGACGCCCTGGGAGAGGTTGATGTACCCACCAGCACCCGCGTAGGCGAGGCCGCCGAGGAAGACGGCGATGTCCATATCCTCGGGCAACGCCCCGAAGTTGACCGCGCCCGCCGGCACGTTCGCCAGTTGGCCCGCCGAGCCGATGATGAACACCAGGACGACGGCCCCCGCGATGGCGCCGATCATCAGGGCGACCTGGATACGCTCGACGACGTTGTAGACGAGCGGCCCGGCCAGGTACGACAGCCAGATGAGCACCATCGAGGCGATGCCGATGCCGACCCAGTTCTCCGGCCCGAGACCGACCCAGGCCGCCAACACCTCCGACCCGCCCGCGGCCCACCCCGGCCAGCCGAGGTGGAAGAACCCCGCGACGAGGAAGAACCACGGCCAGAACCTGCTGATGCGCTCGAACGCGCGGAAGATGCTCTCGCCGGTCGCCAGCGTCCAGCGCTGGAGTTCGGTGTTGATGAAGAACTGCGTGAGGACGCCGACCCAGAACGCCCAGTACAGCCCCCAGCCGTTCTGGGCGACGAGCAGCGGCCAGAACTGCGTCTCGCCGCTGCCGAGCGACGCCCCGAGCATGATGGCGCTCGGGCCGACGAGGTGCCGGACCTTCGGCACCTTCGGCAGGTCGGCGATCTTGAACCGGCCCCCCTTGCTCGTCGACGGGTACTCGGCGGTCTCGGGTGCGGTCTCGAGGCCGTCGTAGTCGACGCCTCGATACACCGAGTCGCGATACTCTGCCCCGACCTCCTCCGTCATGAAGACGTCCGAATCCTGCGCCGCGCCGCCGTCGGGCGCGATATCGTCACCGTTGGTCTCGTTCGAATCACTCATGGTTCGATGTGCTGCGTCGGTGGGCGTTCTCCCCGCGGCCTCCCGCCACCTACTCTGGAACGCCCACTGGTCTCACCCCGATTCCGTCGCCGTCGTGGCATCGGATGTGGATGATACGCATGGGAGTATAAATCATACTTAATAGTGTAGAATATTAAGCCGGATAGAACATACATCGTTCGGCAAATATTGTCTTTGCCACAACATCGTAAAGCAGCGGGGCGGGCGGAGCGACCCGATATCCGACAGTTCGGCCGCTGGTTTCGCAACGCACACCCTCATCCGGCCCGTCTAGTACATCGATGTCAGGGCTCATGGGACTCGTCCTCCTCAGAACGATACTCGTCTCCACGGTCGTGCTGACGGCGTGGCTCAGCTGGCGCGGGTACTTCCTGCTCGCCGGGGGGATGGTCCTCCTGCTCGGCGGGTACGTCTACCTCTCGCTGTGGGGCGGCCGACCCGCCGAAGAGCGGTACGTGCGGGAAGCGAAGTAGCCTAACCGGAAGGTCGCCGCGACGAGTAAACGAACAGCTTCACTCAGCGCTCCCGGTCGCGGCCGGTGAACGTCCGCTGACCACGCAGCCCGGCGTCGAGCGACCGGGTCGCGACGACGCCCTCCTCGTCACCATCGGCTCCGTCCGCGCCGTCACGGAGTCGCCGGACCTGTCCCGGAAGCCCCGTCAGGGCGACGAGGGCGACGAGCACCGCGACGGCCCCGACCGCTGGCGCGAGGAGCGTGCCGGTCACCGCCGCGAGCGCACCCACGCCGAGTGCGAGCGCCCCCGCGACCGTCCCCAGCACGGCGAGCGTGACGAGCAGCGCCTTCTGCGCGTTCGTCCGGCGGTTGTAGCGGATCCAGTCGGCGTACCCGGCGACGAGCGACGCACGGAACGCCTCGGGGGAGGTCGTCGCGCTCTCGTCGAGCGCGCCCGGACCGACTCCCACTTGTCGACCGGCGACGCCGTAGGTGAGTCCGGCGGCGGCCGCCGAGAGCGCGAACAGGGCGACGCCGACCCCGACGGCCGGGTTCGTCAGGGCGACGGCGTCGGCGACGTCGCTCGCCGCGGCCAGGGAGAGCGCCGAGAGGAGGACGCCCGCGAGCGCGACGTTCAGGCGGAAGACGGAGAGCGCCTTGGCGTCGATGTCGTCGAGCGTCGCCAGTTGCCCGTCGAGCGTCAGGCGAGCCTCTTCGCGGGCGAGGTGCAGTGCGTCGTCGTCGGTCCCGTCTGCCATGGGGACAGTGCGGGCCGGCGGGTTAAAATTCCAACCGACAGTAGAGCGAGGAATAGTCCGGTGGCGGCCTCTCGGTT from Halomarina salina carries:
- a CDS encoding CFI-box-CTERM domain-containing protein, whose translation is MPHTPVDPDGGDDGGGAPGADSEPEADGQDADVVEISDGREKYVSLLTTDGDRVERGDVFLQHSTDAFAVSDDPAFPAESTDRYAKADLLRFEVKQHHSACFVTTAAAGDGETLDDLRGFRDGWLTNSRVGGTLVAGYERVSPPVARTLARHPDSRTTRVVRRHVDRCARLARRQARERSRVRVAGLGVVLVVLYLVGVALAVAGHAAIRARELVAGEAEAAYSASDSPRLTGRRSDADSRSD
- a CDS encoding Nramp family divalent metal transporter, which encodes MSDSNETNGDDIAPDGGAAQDSDVFMTEEVGAEYRDSVYRGVDYDGLETAPETAEYPSTSKGGRFKIADLPKVPKVRHLVGPSAIMLGASLGSGETQFWPLLVAQNGWGLYWAFWVGVLTQFFINTELQRWTLATGESIFRAFERISRFWPWFFLVAGFFHLGWPGWAAGGSEVLAAWVGLGPENWVGIGIASMVLIWLSYLAGPLVYNVVERIQVALMIGAIAGAVVLVFIIGSAGQLANVPAGAVNFGALPEDMDIAVFLGGLAYAGAGGYINLSQGVWAREKGFGMGTYQGRIKNPLRGADPEEVHENGFTFEPTDKNLRRWREWWRVVQQEHFLTFVVGLLVVATIAMTIAAEFASGTDQGAISMWLTVVIPEMDAVNAFLLYAVLFIALFSTQYAIVESFVRNSVDIIYEGYGRQAGWNLPRVFLGLLTVFTLWGIGIIALQFQQPWLLLVIGAAIAGAMMWPYNALTIINNTTRLPEHLQPGWGRVVAMWWATGFFGYFTVLLIGGVLNNAEYGLSYPVMETTLGVVGSGAGGYVLWLVFLLVQVYTMYRSGRAKLQASGNVANADEASGFLA